In one window of Synchiropus splendidus isolate RoL2022-P1 chromosome 15, RoL_Sspl_1.0, whole genome shotgun sequence DNA:
- the LOC128746770 gene encoding tubulin polymerization-promoting protein isoform X1 — protein sequence MTAVTGAAVCWELKTESNRVLLNAYRKGLRAPNLQRNRESKSCTADSGTNMADSKDTVEDFKVQTAKHPNMTAAQMRPHAEQSRDRASKRLSTESNGTSNGGAGSSTPVELTALEESFRRFAIHGDTRATGKEMHGKNWSKLCKDCGVIDGKNITLTDVDIVFSKVKKKSCRTITYEEFKAALGELARKKYKEKSGEDAEAEVFKLIEGKSPIIAGVTRAVASPTVSRLTDTTKFTGSHKERFDDSGRGKGKAGRVDLVDTSGYVSGYKHKGTYEKKIHKPM from the exons ATGACCGCTGTCACtggtgctgctgtttgttgGGAGCTGAAGACTGAATCCAACAGAGTCCTGCTGAACGCTTACAGAAAAGGGCTGAGAG CACCAAACCTGCAGCGGAACCGTGAATCCAAGAGTTGCACCGCAGATTCTGGCACCAACATGGCCGACAGCAA agacaCGGTGGAGGACTTCAAGGTGCAGACGGCCAAGCATCCCAACATGACGGCGGCCCAGATGCGGCCTCACGCTGAGCAGTCCAGGGACCGGGCATCCAAGCGCCTCTCCACCGAGTCCAACGGGACCAGCAACGGCGGCGCGGGCTCGTCCACACCGGTGGAGCTCACGGCTCTGGAGGAGTCCTTTCGCCGCTTCGCCATCCACGGAGACACGCGGGCCACCGGCAAGGAGATGCACGGAAAGAACTGGTCCAAACTCTGCAAGGACTGCGGCGTGATTGACGGCAAGAACATCACCCTGACTGACGTGGACATCGTCTTCAGCAAAGTCAA GAAGAAATCCTGCCGCACCATCACGTATGAGGAGTTCAAGGCCGCCCTGGGAGAGCTGGCCCGGAAGAAGTACAAGGAGAAGAGCGGAGAAGACGCCGAGGCCGAGGTCTTCAAGCTGATCGAGGGGAAGTCGCCCATAATCGCTGGCGTTACG AGAGCGGTGGCGTCCCCCACCGTCAGCCGCCTGACCGACACCACCAAGTTCACAGGCTCGCACAAGGAGCGCTTCGACGACAGCGGCCGCGGCAAGGGGAAGGCCGGCCGAGTCGACCTGGTCGACACGTCAGGTTACGTCTCCGGATACAAGCACAAAGGAACCTACGAGAAGAAGATCCACAAACCCATGTGA
- the LOC128746770 gene encoding tubulin polymerization-promoting protein isoform X2, with translation MSLRSRKRSSSAPNLQRNRESKSCTADSGTNMADSKDTVEDFKVQTAKHPNMTAAQMRPHAEQSRDRASKRLSTESNGTSNGGAGSSTPVELTALEESFRRFAIHGDTRATGKEMHGKNWSKLCKDCGVIDGKNITLTDVDIVFSKVKKKSCRTITYEEFKAALGELARKKYKEKSGEDAEAEVFKLIEGKSPIIAGVTRAVASPTVSRLTDTTKFTGSHKERFDDSGRGKGKAGRVDLVDTSGYVSGYKHKGTYEKKIHKPM, from the exons ATGAGCCTGAGGTccaggaagaggagcagctcaG CACCAAACCTGCAGCGGAACCGTGAATCCAAGAGTTGCACCGCAGATTCTGGCACCAACATGGCCGACAGCAA agacaCGGTGGAGGACTTCAAGGTGCAGACGGCCAAGCATCCCAACATGACGGCGGCCCAGATGCGGCCTCACGCTGAGCAGTCCAGGGACCGGGCATCCAAGCGCCTCTCCACCGAGTCCAACGGGACCAGCAACGGCGGCGCGGGCTCGTCCACACCGGTGGAGCTCACGGCTCTGGAGGAGTCCTTTCGCCGCTTCGCCATCCACGGAGACACGCGGGCCACCGGCAAGGAGATGCACGGAAAGAACTGGTCCAAACTCTGCAAGGACTGCGGCGTGATTGACGGCAAGAACATCACCCTGACTGACGTGGACATCGTCTTCAGCAAAGTCAA GAAGAAATCCTGCCGCACCATCACGTATGAGGAGTTCAAGGCCGCCCTGGGAGAGCTGGCCCGGAAGAAGTACAAGGAGAAGAGCGGAGAAGACGCCGAGGCCGAGGTCTTCAAGCTGATCGAGGGGAAGTCGCCCATAATCGCTGGCGTTACG AGAGCGGTGGCGTCCCCCACCGTCAGCCGCCTGACCGACACCACCAAGTTCACAGGCTCGCACAAGGAGCGCTTCGACGACAGCGGCCGCGGCAAGGGGAAGGCCGGCCGAGTCGACCTGGTCGACACGTCAGGTTACGTCTCCGGATACAAGCACAAAGGAACCTACGAGAAGAAGATCCACAAACCCATGTGA